In one window of Posidoniimonas corsicana DNA:
- a CDS encoding dipeptidase, giving the protein MKYLAALLTIACAMPAAAQDPEPIVLTDKARQIHQRVPVADGHNDLPWEIRTKGDSNLDTLDISQPQPTLHTDIPRMRKGGVGIQFWSVWVPVSTSRRGTSLRTTLEQIDLVNQMVRRYPGELRLALTTDDIDQCLADGKIASLIGVEGGHCIEGSIATLQQLYKRGARYMTLTHSDSLDWADSATDESRAGGLSEFGKEVIREMNRLGMMVDISHVSPETMHQTLDTTAAPVIFSHSSCRAVADHPRNAPDDVLKRLPENGGVLMINFFSGFVVPAATDNYTYKFNLRKQLAEELGDDERAIRRRMNQLTADMPMPAGTIHDVLDHIDHAVKVAGIDHVGLGSDYDGVSVLPAQLEDVSCYPYITQGLLDRGYNEEQIGKILSGNILRVMKAVEEHAAQLKQQQ; this is encoded by the coding sequence ATGAAGTACCTTGCCGCCCTGCTGACGATCGCCTGCGCCATGCCCGCCGCCGCCCAAGACCCCGAGCCGATCGTGCTGACGGACAAGGCGCGGCAGATCCACCAGCGGGTCCCGGTGGCCGACGGCCACAACGACCTGCCGTGGGAGATCCGCACCAAGGGCGACTCGAACCTCGACACGCTCGACATCAGCCAGCCGCAGCCCACGCTGCACACGGACATACCCCGCATGCGCAAGGGCGGCGTCGGCATCCAGTTCTGGTCGGTCTGGGTGCCGGTCAGCACCAGCCGGCGGGGGACCTCGCTGCGGACCACGCTCGAGCAGATCGACCTCGTGAACCAGATGGTCCGCCGCTACCCCGGCGAGCTGCGTCTGGCGCTCACCACCGACGATATCGATCAGTGCCTGGCGGACGGCAAGATCGCCTCGCTCATCGGCGTTGAGGGCGGGCACTGCATCGAGGGCTCCATCGCCACGCTGCAGCAGCTCTACAAGCGCGGCGCCCGCTACATGACGCTGACCCACTCCGACTCACTCGACTGGGCCGACTCGGCGACCGACGAGAGCCGCGCCGGCGGCCTGTCGGAGTTCGGTAAGGAGGTCATCCGCGAGATGAACCGGCTGGGCATGATGGTCGACATCTCGCACGTCTCGCCGGAGACCATGCACCAGACGCTCGACACGACCGCCGCGCCGGTGATCTTCTCGCACTCCTCCTGCCGCGCGGTGGCGGACCACCCCCGCAACGCCCCGGACGACGTGCTCAAGCGTCTGCCGGAAAACGGCGGCGTGCTGATGATCAACTTCTTCTCCGGCTTTGTCGTGCCGGCGGCGACCGACAACTACACCTACAAGTTCAACCTCCGCAAGCAGCTCGCCGAGGAACTGGGCGACGACGAACGGGCGATCCGGCGCCGGATGAACCAGCTCACCGCCGACATGCCCATGCCCGCCGGCACCATCCACGACGTGCTGGACCACATCGACCACGCGGTGAAGGTGGCCGGGATCGACCACGTCGGCCTCGGCTCCGACTACGACGGCGTGAGCGTCCTCCCGGCGCAGCTCGAGGACGTCAGCTGCTACCCGTACATCACCCAGGG